AAAAGACCTATAATGCCGGAAAAAAGGTCGCACTGGATGATTTCAGCATCCATGTTCCGAAAGGCAGTATTTACGGTCTTTTAGGTCCCAACGGAGCCGGAAAAACTTCTTTTATCCGGATCATCAATCAAATTACTCAAGCTGACTCAGGAGATATCTTCATCAATGGAGAAAAACTGAATCCCAGCCACATCAAAGACATCGGTTATATGCCCGAAGAAAGAGGATTGTACAAAAACATGAGTGTTGGTGACCAGATTTTATATTTCGGGGAACTGAAAGGAATGAGTAAAAGTGATGCTCTGAATGAAGCCAAAAAATGGTTTGAAAAGCTGCACATTGACCAATGGTGGAAGAAAAAGCTTTCTGAACTTTCTAAAGGAATGGCACAAAAAATTCAGTTTGTGGTAACAGTCCTTCACAGACCTAATCTTTTAATTCTTGATGAGCCTTTTTCCGGCTTTGACCCTGTAAATGCAAACTTAATTAAAGATCAGATCATTGACCTTAAAAATAACGGAACCACCATTATTCTTTCTACGCACAGAATGGAAAGCGTGGAGGAAATGTGTGATTATGTTGCGCTGATCAATAATTCTAAGAAAATTATTGACGGAAGGGTTTTTGATGTAAGGGAAAAATTCAAGAAAAATATTTTCGGGGTTACCCTTTCTGAGGTAAGCAATGATCAGTTTGACAATTTCAAAAGCAAGTATGATATTTTTAATTTATCGAATGAAAATAATCTTGTTTCTTTTGACCTGAAAAATGAGGAAAGCCAGAACAACGTTCTTCTTGATCTTGTACAGGTAGGAAAAGTGAGATCATTCGACGAAAGAATTCCCAGTATGAATGAAGTGTTTATTAATGCTGTAAGTAACCATTCTTAATTTTTATGAATAATATTTTTTTAATTACCAAGAGAGAGTTTCTTACGCAGGTTAAGAAAAAATCTTTCATCATATTGACTTTGCTGGCACCGATAATGATTATTGCTTTTGGAGCGGTAATCGGGCTGATGTTTAAAGCGAATGAGTCT
The nucleotide sequence above comes from Chryseobacterium sp. 7. Encoded proteins:
- a CDS encoding ABC transporter ATP-binding protein, whose amino-acid sequence is MLKAEYIKKTYNAGKKVALDDFSIHVPKGSIYGLLGPNGAGKTSFIRIINQITQADSGDIFINGEKLNPSHIKDIGYMPEERGLYKNMSVGDQILYFGELKGMSKSDALNEAKKWFEKLHIDQWWKKKLSELSKGMAQKIQFVVTVLHRPNLLILDEPFSGFDPVNANLIKDQIIDLKNNGTTIILSTHRMESVEEMCDYVALINNSKKIIDGRVFDVREKFKKNIFGVTLSEVSNDQFDNFKSKYDIFNLSNENNLVSFDLKNEESQNNVLLDLVQVGKVRSFDERIPSMNEVFINAVSNHS